A window of the Vespa velutina chromosome 7, iVesVel2.1, whole genome shotgun sequence genome harbors these coding sequences:
- the LOC124950747 gene encoding CDP-diacylglycerol--inositol 3-phosphatidyltransferase isoform X1: MTEAENIFLFVPNIIGYGRVILALISFYFMPSNYVIASSCYIISALLDAVDGHAARYFNQSTRFGAILDQLTDRVGTMCLLATLCMFYPSYSFWFQLSMGIDIACHWIYLHTTLLQGKTSHKFIDMSENPIMRVYYTNRMVLFFMCAGNEMFYATLYLLYFTEGPILAGVGLYRILMYLSAPVAIVKSAISILHGYVSCINMSIIDQKERQEHLKAN, translated from the exons ATGACAGAAGCcgagaatattttcttgttcGTTCCTAATATTAtag GTTACGGAAGAGTAATCTTGGctctgatttctttttattttatgccaAGTAACTATGTCATTGCATCttcatgttatattattagtgCTTTATTGGATGCAGTGGATGGCCATGCGGCCAGATACTTCAATCAAAGCACAAGATTTGGTGCTATCTTAGATCAATTAACCGATAGAGTTGGTACCATGTGTCTTTTGGCAACATTATGTATGTTTTATCCTTCTTATAGTTTTTGGTTTCAATTAAGCATGGGTATTGATATTGCTTGTCACTGGATTTATCTTCACAC aacaCTGCTACAAGGGAAAACAAGTCACAAATTTATTGACATGTCCGAAAATCCAATCATGCGGGTATACTATACCAACCGTATGGTTCTATTTTTCATGTGCGCTGGAAATGAAATGTTCTATGCTACCTTATATCTTCTTTACTTCACCGAAGGACCCATTT tGGCTGGTGTAGGATTGTATAGGATACTGATGTATCTCTCAGCTCCAGTTGCAATAGTCAAGTCTGCAATCTCAATTTTGCATGGATATGTATCTTGTATCAACATGAGTATAATTGATCAGAAGGAACGTCAGGAACATCTTAAAGCAAACTAA
- the LOC124950747 gene encoding CDP-diacylglycerol--inositol 3-phosphatidyltransferase isoform X2, translating into MPSNYVIASSCYIISALLDAVDGHAARYFNQSTRFGAILDQLTDRVGTMCLLATLCMFYPSYSFWFQLSMGIDIACHWIYLHTTLLQGKTSHKFIDMSENPIMRVYYTNRMVLFFMCAGNEMFYATLYLLYFTEGPILAGVGLYRILMYLSAPVAIVKSAISILHGYVSCINMSIIDQKERQEHLKAN; encoded by the exons atgccaAGTAACTATGTCATTGCATCttcatgttatattattagtgCTTTATTGGATGCAGTGGATGGCCATGCGGCCAGATACTTCAATCAAAGCACAAGATTTGGTGCTATCTTAGATCAATTAACCGATAGAGTTGGTACCATGTGTCTTTTGGCAACATTATGTATGTTTTATCCTTCTTATAGTTTTTGGTTTCAATTAAGCATGGGTATTGATATTGCTTGTCACTGGATTTATCTTCACAC aacaCTGCTACAAGGGAAAACAAGTCACAAATTTATTGACATGTCCGAAAATCCAATCATGCGGGTATACTATACCAACCGTATGGTTCTATTTTTCATGTGCGCTGGAAATGAAATGTTCTATGCTACCTTATATCTTCTTTACTTCACCGAAGGACCCATTT tGGCTGGTGTAGGATTGTATAGGATACTGATGTATCTCTCAGCTCCAGTTGCAATAGTCAAGTCTGCAATCTCAATTTTGCATGGATATGTATCTTGTATCAACATGAGTATAATTGATCAGAAGGAACGTCAGGAACATCTTAAAGCAAACTAA
- the LOC124950612 gene encoding leucine-rich repeat-containing protein 47-like, with protein sequence MKILQPYIIACIVKNLVFTEDTFKKFIQLQTKLHDGKCGKRNIATIATHDLNAIVPGDLTYTAKPPLELEIKPLMRNKTYTGTELFQQLQKEADNLRKALFPCLVDNQEQVISFPPITNSDLTKMSPTTKDMLIEVTSAISYQACRNVLDQLLKELVTTGIGCAPSDNENNLYYSLQIEQVKVVDIEDSDQLATLALLYSNLSCHGYFNHSEKISSMLKDFPFRMTFSEYI encoded by the exons atgaaaatactaCA ACCTTACATAATAGCAtgtattgtaaaaaatttagtCTTCACAGAGGACAcatttaaaaagtttatacAATTACAAACAAAATTACATGATGGAAAatgtggaaaaagaaatattgctACAATAGCCACTCATGATTTAAATGCAATTGTACCAG GTGATTTAACGTACACAGCAAAGCCACCTTtggaattagaaattaaaccattaatgagaaataaaacttACACTGGAACAGAATTATTTCAGCAATTACAAAAAGAGGCTGATAATTtgc GTAAAGCACTTTTTCCGTGTCTTGTAGACAATCAAGAACAAGTTATATCTTTTCCACCAATTACTAATAGTGATTTAACAAAGATGTCACCAACTACAAAAGATATGTTAATAGAAGTAACAAGTGCTATATCATATCAAGCTTGCAG AAATGTACTGGATCaacttttaaaagaattagTTACCACAGGCATTGGTTGTGCACCTtcagataatgaaaataatttatactataGTTTACAAATAGAGCAAGTTAAAGTAGTTGACATAGAAG ATAGTGACCAACTAGCGACACTGGCGCTACTCTATAGCAATTTATCTTGTCACGG ATATTTCAATCATAGTGAAAAAATATCCTCCATGCTAAAGGATTTCCCATTTCGTATGACATTTAGTgaatatatctaa